AATCGCGCTGCTGGCCGTAATCCCCCTGATGGAGGCGCACCACTGTGCCGTCTATTAAATCGAGAGCGGGAATAATCATGGTGCTTACATCTCCAGGAAGTTTTTCAGTAATTTTGCGCCTGCTGCACCCGAACGCTCCGGGTGGAATTGCACGCCAAAGAAGTTATCTCTTTGAATGGCTGCGGTGAACGGTTCGCCGTAGCTGGCCTGGGCGATGGTATTCGCACACACTGGCATGGCGTAGCTGTGCACAAAGTAAAAATAGTCGCCATCGTCGATACCCCGGAACAAGCGGTCACCTGCTTTTGGATAAACTCGGTTCCAGCCCATGTGTGGCAAAGGCAAACCGTGGTCGACCATTTTCAGTACCGGTTCTTCAATGATGCCAAGCATTTCCACGCCGTTGCTTTCGTCGCTGCGCGAGCCTAAAAGCTGCATACCGAGACAAATCCCCAGCACCGGTTGGGTACATGCCTTAATCAGCTCGACCAGATCACGCTCGCGAATTTGGTTCATTGCCGCCTGAGCTGTGCCCACACCGGGCAAAAAGAGTTTATCGGCACGCAGCACCACTTCCGGATCACGGCTCACCACGGGTTCATAGCCGTGACGTTGAATAGCCGACTTTACCGAGTGCAGGTTGGCACAGCCGGTATCAAGGATCACGACGTCCATTACAACACTCCTTTCGAGGAGGGCAGCGTGTCGCCTTCAACCCGAATCGCCTGGCGTAATGTGCGACCAAAGACTTTAAACAGGCTTTCGACACGATGATGGTCGTTTTTGCCTTTGGTTTTCAGGTGCAGAGTTACCCCCATGCTGTAAGAGAGCGAACGGAAGAAGTGTTCGACCATTTCGGTGCTCAAATCGCCCACGCGCTGGAAGTTGTACTCCGCTTTATATT
The nucleotide sequence above comes from Buttiauxella selenatireducens. Encoded proteins:
- the hisH gene encoding imidazole glycerol phosphate synthase subunit HisH, with translation MDVVILDTGCANLHSVKSAIQRHGYEPVVSRDPEVVLRADKLFLPGVGTAQAAMNQIRERDLVELIKACTQPVLGICLGMQLLGSRSDESNGVEMLGIIEEPVLKMVDHGLPLPHMGWNRVYPKAGDRLFRGIDDGDYFYFVHSYAMPVCANTIAQASYGEPFTAAIQRDNFFGVQFHPERSGAAGAKLLKNFLEM